The stretch of DNA TTGACCATCGGTCAACATTGAGCTGGACGAACCACTGCCGGTTCGAGCGTGTCCGCGGTCACCACCTCGGACAAGGACAGAAATCGGAGGCGGGAGGGCAAGAGGTGTCTCGGGCGCGGAGGGTACGGATGATGCGGAGGGTCTAGGGTTGTATTCTTGGGTACTTGAAGACTGGCGGTAATTGGACAAATTAGGAGACTCCGCCTTGGAGTTTTTCCTTGATCCTTTCGGCTTCATCTTTTTGAAGAATCCCTTgatacccttcttcttctccgccttcccatcatcttccatatcGCCTTCGCCGCCAGTATGGACTTGTGACAAGCGTGACTGGCTGATAACCCGAGACATGCGAGGCTCGTGGTCTAAAACAGATGACCCTCGAGAGTCTCgactgaagaaggaaggtcTAGTCGGAGAAGCAAGGGAAATTGCTCGAGGATAAACCTGTGATATAGCCCTGCTACGTCGCTCGTTATCAAGACCAAGGCTATGAACCTATATTagcctccttcctcttcatgaAAGAATAAAAAGAGGAATGAAATGACTTACTGCATGTCAACCATGCTGCCGCTTCCACCCTGACTTCCACCAAAGAAACTCGTAACGCTTCCACCCCATCGGCCCCATAGACTTTTCCTCTGCCCGGATCCATCACGTACGCTGCCATGCCCCtcacttccctccctcGCGGCAGCGGCACCGGCTCTAACGGCGAATGAGAATGGCCGGAGACCTTGAGGTTGATCCGGAGTCCAAagatcatcatcgtcaatcctcctcccatcGTCACCGGTACCTTTGACATTGGTATTGATAGTCAATGGCTCGAGCGCGCTCGTCGAACTTGTATTCTTTGAGTGGCCCCTCTTGCCTACACTGCTTGAATCGTAACCTCTGGGAGTACGAAATTCCCTGGCAGGTTCACGCCGAGGGAGATATTGTGTCATAGGTCTCTGTGGATTAGATCTAGAAGTTGCAATGGGCGCGACaggagaagcaagaagattggCTGGTGATGATGGACTTTGTCGAAGGCCGCCAGTTTGTTCGGGGAGAAGTGGGCGGCGATAACTATAAGAAGCTGAGGACGTGGCCCCTGTAGGAAACCTGGCTTCGTGGCtcgaaagagaagaatcGCATGAAAGATCATCGGGGAAAGCAAAATGCCCTAGACGTTGAGCTTCGGCGCGAATCTCAAGCACAAGTAGCCACTGGTTTCGAAGAAAGTCTTGCAACTTTTGATATCTATGGGCTGAGGCAGAAGGGAACTACAAGAACCGTTTAGTCGTGCACCAAGTCAATATGAATCAACTCACTTTAGCCATAATTGACTTTATACCTTCCTCTGTTAAAGgtcctccctttcctcctctgaAGCCAGCAGGCaacccttctccaccttgcccttcctcccatgAGAAACCTCTCCATCCAACCTCTTTGCTAACTCTCCAGTCTGCTTCCTTGTGCCTTGCTTTCACTGCCTGCTTCCTAtgtctctcttcctccctaTGTCTCCTCGTTTCCGGCCCATCGCTGCCCGCGTTTTGTGAGCATTCATCAGATGACGAAGTGTCATCCATGTCAATAACACTCCTAAACTTTCCATGGGCTGCAGAGGTCTCGGCAGAATCCAAGCTGCCCATAGACCTTAAGAGGCCTTCTTCACGCCGTACCAACTCTATGAACCCAGCATCACTTTCGCGATCCCATACGTCTTCACCCTGTACATCGACGTCTGCCAGATCCCGGTCTCGCATCATACATTCCAAACAAACCTCTTCCTGAAGATTTCGACTTGACCCTGCACCATTTGGCGGGGCGGTTGGGCGGCCCAAACCGAGATTTGGTTTAGGCTGCTGGACCTGAGGTTTGGGAGGGCCTTGAGGCTGGCGAATAGAATTGGAAGACGGATAAGGTCCTGCATCGCTTATTCCCGGAATGACGGGTAAGCTAGATGCAGACTTATTTTGCTGATGTTTATGATAGAACGTCGGCGGCACCTGCTGATGCTGTGCGGGAAGTTGCATAGGCTGTGACGAAGCAGGTGGTTCAGTTCGAAGCACGTTGAGAGGCGGCcagcttgaagatggcggGGGAGAGGGTTGCGACTGTGACTGGGTACGGACAGGAACGGATGAAGAGGTCGGCTCAACATGAGACTCCATCTTTGGCGGTCGAGGCAATGATCGTCTGGCGGTGGGAGACGAAGGCGATGAGTTTTTGAGGTCAGCGGACGCGCGTTTCTTTTCCAGCCGTCTTGGACTGTTGGGCTTCTGTTCGAGTGCAGGCGTAGGTTGTGGCTCTGGCATAAGGATCGAGCCGCGTTCTACCGAGCTAGGCTTGTCCTCAATCGGCTCCGGGGAGGCGACACGAGGAGGTGTAGTAGAGTCTGAGACGTTGACAGGGCTCGGTTCGTGAGTGGTGGTGGACTGGATGACCGTGCGACGACGCGCGATGCCGGGCGGATTTTTGAATACGGGAGACGGGGGCAGATCAATGTCCGACGGGGAGGGAGTAAGGGGCGCCGGAATGTGGACGGTGAGGGAATGAGCCAAAGGACGCTGGTAGCTGCGGTCTGTGGTGAGACTGCCTGACGGGCTGGCGTATGCGATCGCAGCAAGGGCGGAAGACGGGCGGTGGAGGccggagaaggaggaggagggcgagggcggCGGGAGGGGAGATATGGGCGGGATGGCTGGGAGCGTGGGGGCCGCCATGGTGTCTCTGGCGGCAACGGAGTctgagagatggagagaggtGGGGGCGGTTCCGCTAGTGCGGGTGTGGTTGTCCAGAGTACCCGACATAATGATATACGCgccgctcctttccttctggtTCCAGGTAGTACACCAATGTGGAGGTGAATCACTCGCCGAGTTACACAAGATCCGATGTGCCAAAAGCTACTATTAATGGCTCTGCATACGACTTGACATCTCGCTGGGAATCGCAGAAACCGATCGGCCGTTCCAGCCCCTGAGTCACGGACGGCCACAGACCAAAAAGCCGGTGGCCCTGGAACGCGTTTATTACGTAACTTGATTTTTCACCACGgaaaaacaacaaacaagAAGGGCGAGTGGGGAAGCTGCAGGAAGGAAGTCTTCAAACACATAAAAACGCAAAAAGCAACAACAGTGGGCGATAATTGTTTGCATTCGCTACAATCATGCGGTCTATATCCACATTCCATCTGTTGCAAGCGATGCAAGCGATATAAAGATGATCATGCTGGAAGGGGAAGCTACGTATGTACGCACGTTACTTCACTAGTGTTGTCTGGTATGTCGCCGCTGCCGATACCCTAGG from Cryptococcus neoformans var. neoformans B-3501A chromosome 7, whole genome shotgun sequence encodes:
- a CDS encoding hypothetical protein (Match to EST gb|CF194854.1|CF194854), with amino-acid sequence MSGTLDNHTRTSGTAPTSLHLSDSVAARDTMAAPTLPAIPPISPLPPPSPSSSFSGLHRPSSALAAIAYASPSGSLTTDRSYQRPLAHSLTVHIPAPLTPSPSDIDLPPSPMESHVEPTSSSVPVRTQSQSQPSPPPSSSWPPLNVLRTEPPASSQPMQLPAQHQQVPPTFYHKHQQNKSASSLPVIPGISDAGPYPSSNSIRQPQGPPKPQVQQPKPNLGLGRPTAPPNGAGSSRNLQEEVCLECMMRDRDLADVDVQGEDVWDRESDAGFIELVRREEGLLRSMGSLDSAETSAAHGKFRSVIDMDDTSSSDECSQNAGSDGPETRRHREEERHRKQAVKARHKEADWRVSKEVGWRGFSWEEGQGGEGLPAGFRGGKGGPLTEEGIKSIMAKFPSASAHRYQKLQDFLRNQWLLVLEIRAEAQRLGHFAFPDDLSCDSSLSSHEARFPTGATSSASYSYRRPLLPEQTGGLRQSPSSPANLLASPVAPIATSRSNPQRPMTQYLPRREPAREFRTPRGYDSSSVGKRGHSKNTSSTSALEPLTINTNVKGTGDDGRRIDDDDLWTPDQPQGLRPFSFAVRAGAAAAREGSEGHGSVRDGSGQRKSLWGRWGGSVTSFFGGSQGGSGSMVDMHLGLDNERRSRAISQVYPRAISLASPTRPSFFSRDSRGSSVLDHEPRMSRVISQSRLSQVHTGGEGDMEDDGKAEKKKGIKGFFKKMKPKGSRKNSKAESPNLSNYRQSSSTQEYNPRPSASSVPSAPETPLALPPPISVLVRGGDRGHARTGSGSSSSMLTDGQESVSNRLSGSHLYGSRSVSAPFGNTSTSDVSMGQSASPGSSKFATTTSAAKRESYASGGNRRSTTIGEMGEDRRSVVEILSNANGANGDRLMCDEPMPVRPCAARPHNKTSTSLSASSQTMLETPPPINYSNANAFFNHQQHIRSSSIDTGGSLSPNRYKNLPPLPPPGSNDNLHIVHPKGSTASPDSFSAVFPDQELSQNKASFYSYPQPQPVAQPSYRQYPQRFHQQQHFQPTVSYAPGYGYGGRASLDQRGSRPRVEKQRAVQTMYGHPMMGMDGMNGMGGTAEVGEVEKKKKGLKSFFGVNKAGRMA